In a single window of the Litorilituus sediminis genome:
- the trmB gene encoding tRNA (guanosine(46)-N7)-methyltransferase TrmB codes for MTDKPEKTHKTIEQAEQEGKYIRKVRSFVKREGRLTKGQERALNEHWQTMGLNHEDGLIDPQVVFGNDKPVVLEIGFGMGKSLVEMAKAAPELNFIGIEVHKPGVGACISYAVEQGVDNLKVYEHDAIEILADCIPSASLSTVQLFFPDPWHKKKHHKRRIVSAEFVETIRQKLKVGGVFHMATDWENYAECMLEDMRNSQGYKNLSETNDFVPRPESRPLTKFENRGHRLGHGVWDLQFSKVD; via the coding sequence ATGACTGATAAACCAGAGAAAACACATAAAACCATTGAACAGGCTGAGCAAGAAGGCAAGTACATTCGTAAAGTTCGCAGCTTTGTAAAACGCGAAGGTCGTTTAACGAAAGGGCAAGAGCGTGCTTTAAATGAGCATTGGCAAACGATGGGACTTAACCATGAAGATGGCTTAATTGATCCTCAAGTTGTTTTTGGCAATGACAAGCCTGTTGTCTTAGAAATTGGCTTTGGTATGGGGAAGTCGTTGGTTGAAATGGCAAAGGCAGCACCAGAGCTAAACTTTATCGGTATCGAAGTACATAAGCCAGGTGTAGGCGCTTGTATTTCTTATGCGGTAGAGCAGGGAGTTGATAACCTGAAGGTATATGAGCACGATGCCATTGAAATTCTTGCTGATTGTATTCCTTCAGCAAGCCTTAGTACAGTGCAGTTATTTTTCCCTGATCCTTGGCATAAGAAAAAGCACCATAAGCGCCGTATTGTCTCAGCTGAGTTTGTTGAAACCATTCGCCAAAAGCTTAAAGTCGGCGGTGTATTTCATATGGCAACAGATTGGGAAAACTACGCTGAATGTATGCTAGAAGATATGCGTAATTCACAAGGTTATAAGAACTTATCTGAAACTAATGATTTTGTACCAAGACCTGAATCAAGACCACTGACTAAGTTTGAAAACAGAGGTCATCGCTTAGGTCATGGTGTTTGGGATTTACAGTTTAGTAAAGTGGACTAA
- a CDS encoding 50S ribosome-binding protein YggL, with amino-acid sequence MKLEAKNRSRRLRKKLRVDEFKELGFDVAWQLDEKITSEELDSFIDKFFAQVIQANGLGFGGEGDSLWHGLICTQKLGSCTEEHRAAVEKWLTDNGAKAVSVSELYDVWWAE; translated from the coding sequence ATGAAACTTGAAGCAAAAAACCGTAGCCGTCGTTTACGTAAAAAATTACGTGTAGATGAATTTAAAGAGCTTGGCTTTGATGTAGCGTGGCAATTAGATGAAAAGATTACTAGCGAAGAGTTAGACAGCTTTATTGATAAGTTTTTTGCACAAGTAATCCAAGCAAATGGCTTAGGTTTTGGTGGTGAGGGTGATTCATTGTGGCATGGCTTAATATGCACACAAAAATTAGGCTCTTGCACAGAAGAGCATAGAGCGGCAGTAGAAAAATGGTTAACGGATAATGGTGCGAAGGCTGTATCGGTTAGTGAGTTATATGATGTTTGGTGGGCTGAATAA
- the mutY gene encoding A/G-specific adenine glycosylase — translation MKAQEIISKASALQFSSQVITWYHQQGRKHLPWQQDKTPYRVWISEIMLQQTQVKTVIPYYLKFMDSFPTVLDLANADEDTVLHHWTGLGYYARARNLHKAAKIIRDNYQGHFPENIDDVIALPGIGRSTAGAILSLSLNQHHPILDGNVKRVLARNYLVEGYNGLAKFDKALWQLTETLTPSSETNHYNQAMMDIGATVCTRTKPSCSLCPVELSCLANQSERQSEFPQKKPKKKIPEKSTIMVIPRIATAQTSQVLMEKRPPTGIWGGLWCFYEIEKTSSLDTLLNKLGLKAKEQLSLPEFRHTFSHFHLDIKPIVVDCEKLSGNKIRQEINETTPQRWYDLQQNESVGLAASTQKLINQLRPLAQLIE, via the coding sequence ATGAAAGCACAAGAAATTATTTCCAAAGCATCTGCTTTGCAGTTCTCCTCACAAGTTATTACTTGGTATCATCAACAAGGCCGTAAGCACCTCCCTTGGCAGCAAGACAAAACCCCATACCGAGTATGGATTTCTGAAATCATGTTGCAGCAAACCCAAGTAAAAACGGTCATTCCTTATTACTTGAAATTTATGGATAGTTTCCCTACGGTTTTAGATTTGGCTAATGCCGATGAAGATACCGTACTACATCATTGGACTGGTTTAGGTTACTACGCTCGTGCAAGAAACTTACATAAAGCGGCAAAAATCATACGTGATAACTATCAAGGACATTTCCCAGAAAATATTGATGACGTGATAGCATTACCAGGTATTGGTCGCTCAACGGCAGGGGCAATTTTAAGCTTGTCATTAAATCAACATCACCCAATATTAGATGGTAATGTAAAACGTGTTCTTGCCAGAAACTACCTAGTTGAAGGTTACAATGGTTTAGCTAAGTTTGATAAAGCGCTTTGGCAACTCACAGAAACTCTAACACCAAGCAGCGAAACCAATCACTATAATCAAGCCATGATGGATATTGGTGCAACCGTTTGTACGCGAACAAAACCAAGTTGTTCTTTATGTCCGGTAGAATTGTCCTGTTTAGCAAATCAAAGTGAGCGTCAGAGCGAATTTCCGCAAAAGAAACCGAAAAAGAAAATACCGGAAAAAAGCACTATTATGGTGATCCCAAGAATAGCAACAGCGCAAACCTCACAGGTATTAATGGAAAAACGACCGCCTACAGGTATATGGGGCGGCTTATGGTGTTTTTATGAAATAGAAAAAACATCTTCACTCGATACTTTACTAAATAAGCTTGGCCTTAAAGCCAAAGAGCAATTAAGCTTACCTGAGTTTAGACACACGTTTAGCCACTTTCACTTAGACATAAAACCCATAGTTGTTGATTGTGAAAAGCTATCAGGTAATAAAATCAGGCAAGAAATAAACGAAACAACACCGCAAAGGTGGTATGATTTACAGCAAAATGAAAGCGTCGGCCTAGCCGCATCAACGCAGAAACTAATTAATCAATTAAGACCACTAGCACAGCTCATTGAATGA
- a CDS encoding oxidative damage protection protein, with translation MSRTVFCQHLNKEAEGLGFQLYPGEVGKRIFDNISKEAWGIWQKKQTMLINEKKMNMMNPDDRAFLETAMVDFLFEGKEPEIEGYVPPSE, from the coding sequence ATGAGTCGCACAGTATTTTGTCAGCATTTAAACAAAGAAGCCGAAGGCTTAGGTTTTCAACTTTACCCAGGTGAGGTTGGAAAACGCATCTTTGATAATATTTCTAAAGAAGCATGGGGCATATGGCAAAAAAAGCAAACCATGCTGATTAATGAAAAGAAAATGAATATGATGAATCCTGATGATCGCGCATTTTTAGAAACTGCCATGGTCGACTTTTTATTCGAAGGTAAAGAGCCTGAAATTGAAGGTTACGTGCCACCAAGTGAATAA
- a CDS encoding GAF domain-containing protein, producing MEEKYQDKLKSFMAKAKFNNKYSDKIVGRTLLFSNIWATLLAPILIGIGISHIYNLPENVLPNALFWILLTVFLLIHLATAYLVHQNNSKYSLYSQAVELEESHSNELTNTRDELAKYIHAFKKVAHLHSNQMSTLYLTACITDEGVGEINQVEDGTLTIKEFMDKAKEPIRAIIRTLCLEREALFGYRSQSLYNIALYMYNHEEDHLFMIERDCDSRLPQRNRDWKPGHGHVGLAFLHKQTKISGDITKSDELATNNTTESDKNNYKSFISLPILSCEDDGDVNNEIKPLGVLVLTSADESQFEQDRDLQFLTTISKFLAIYLASIESHYSHNNFKANDEIQEGVKDE from the coding sequence ATGGAAGAAAAATATCAAGATAAGCTAAAAAGCTTTATGGCTAAAGCTAAATTCAATAACAAGTACTCAGATAAAATAGTTGGTAGAACTCTTCTATTCTCAAATATATGGGCCACATTGTTGGCACCTATACTAATAGGCATTGGTATTTCCCACATATATAACTTACCAGAAAATGTATTACCTAACGCATTATTTTGGATATTATTAACCGTATTCTTGTTGATTCACTTAGCAACAGCATACTTAGTGCATCAAAATAACAGCAAATACTCGCTATACTCACAGGCAGTAGAGCTTGAAGAAAGCCACTCAAATGAGCTTACCAATACTAGAGACGAGCTAGCAAAATATATTCATGCTTTTAAAAAAGTAGCCCACCTTCATAGTAATCAAATGAGCACCCTATACTTAACAGCTTGTATTACTGATGAAGGTGTAGGGGAAATTAATCAAGTTGAAGATGGAACTTTAACTATTAAAGAGTTTATGGATAAAGCAAAAGAGCCCATTCGAGCCATAATTAGAACACTATGCTTAGAAAGAGAAGCCTTATTTGGCTATCGTTCACAAAGCCTATACAACATCGCTTTATACATGTATAACCATGAGGAAGACCACCTCTTTATGATCGAAAGAGATTGTGACTCTCGCCTTCCACAAAGAAACCGAGACTGGAAACCAGGTCATGGACATGTTGGACTTGCCTTCTTGCACAAACAAACAAAAATATCAGGTGACATAACCAAAAGTGACGAACTTGCCACCAACAATACAACTGAATCAGATAAAAACAATTATAAAAGCTTCATATCATTACCCATTTTAAGCTGTGAAGATGACGGCGACGTCAATAATGAAATAAAGCCACTGGGTGTACTAGTATTAACAAGTGCTGATGAAAGCCAATTCGAGCAAGATCGAGATTTACAATTTTTGACTACTATTTCTAAGTTTCTTGCTATATATTTAGCTAGTATAGAATCTCACTATTCTCACAATAATTTCAAGGCAAATGATGAAATTCAGGAAGGTGTTAAAGATGAGTAA
- a CDS encoding cyanophycinase, which translates to MLLKSLILLLSLLILPTSSAKEFSEHAKLFLVGGGLKTCSSMSVNQCLSTKLIESDDKSQALYQISKESIDLLFQYWPSDHLERQKKALKPLLEKMRQANKGVLNKSQLRRLWIDNGGKKLINQLADREYYLMLDALELGLVNDKDFRRSERVSLANTKNQFSREIFESFTQLAGLKAAAKGKKAPDILVVTASARDPFEAVDFYVDVFSQAGAAVTWLPIDAGLNALWQERGQAANICHYLEQYQADKLGTIKRKFVYPDHFLTQQQWCQSPQRFINAIQQADGLFINGGDQSLTLQAFKNKDGSDNALLAAIRKQVDSNQLVIGGTSAGTAVMSGGIYDNKPIPMITNGRSAAALVRGAKADVLPSAGCQKDNQCGDVLNEDLTFNSQGGLGLFTWGIMDTHFSERGRQGRLVRLLEDTETRFAFGVDEATALVVAWQQMDTITMQVVGQTGVYIVEQGTGENKGKTLTHFPTRDDVIKLQHGQLSFTFADWKSPVVEKSLTQNFADIFEGENYLVAVDALCRASAQKQKLVSHYNESEIQISLLKGKNWHNGVGKFSTPSGEKSYCSYQNVSFYYQVN; encoded by the coding sequence ATGCTGCTAAAATCATTAATATTGCTATTAAGTTTGTTAATATTGCCAACAAGTTCTGCTAAAGAGTTTAGTGAACATGCTAAGCTCTTTCTCGTTGGAGGAGGGTTGAAAACTTGCTCTTCCATGTCGGTAAATCAATGTTTATCAACTAAATTAATTGAAAGTGATGATAAATCTCAGGCCTTGTATCAAATTTCCAAAGAAAGTATTGATTTACTTTTTCAGTATTGGCCAAGCGATCATTTAGAACGGCAAAAAAAGGCGTTAAAGCCTTTGTTAGAAAAAATGCGACAGGCCAATAAAGGCGTGTTAAATAAGTCTCAGTTGCGTCGTTTATGGATAGACAATGGCGGTAAAAAGTTAATTAATCAATTGGCAGATCGTGAATATTACTTAATGCTCGATGCCTTAGAGTTGGGCTTGGTTAATGATAAAGACTTTCGTCGCAGTGAACGCGTTTCTCTTGCCAATACTAAGAATCAATTTTCACGAGAGATTTTTGAAAGCTTTACTCAGTTAGCTGGGCTAAAGGCTGCTGCCAAAGGCAAAAAGGCACCAGATATTCTTGTGGTAACAGCATCGGCAAGAGACCCATTTGAAGCCGTTGACTTTTATGTTGATGTGTTTAGCCAAGCTGGTGCAGCTGTTACTTGGTTACCGATAGATGCCGGATTAAATGCCTTATGGCAAGAACGAGGACAAGCAGCAAACATCTGCCACTATTTAGAGCAATACCAAGCCGATAAGCTAGGCACTATTAAACGAAAATTTGTCTATCCTGATCACTTTTTAACGCAACAACAGTGGTGCCAATCTCCACAGCGTTTTATTAATGCGATTCAACAAGCAGACGGACTCTTTATTAATGGTGGTGATCAATCACTAACGCTGCAGGCATTTAAAAACAAAGATGGTAGTGATAATGCTTTATTGGCAGCGATACGTAAGCAAGTTGACAGCAATCAACTTGTTATCGGTGGCACCAGTGCTGGTACCGCTGTTATGTCGGGTGGCATTTATGATAACAAGCCAATACCTATGATTACCAATGGTCGCAGTGCCGCGGCTTTAGTGCGCGGTGCCAAAGCCGACGTGCTGCCAAGCGCAGGCTGTCAAAAAGATAATCAGTGTGGTGATGTACTAAATGAAGACTTAACCTTTAATAGTCAAGGCGGCCTTGGTTTATTTACTTGGGGGATTATGGATACCCATTTCTCTGAGCGTGGCAGGCAAGGGCGTCTTGTGCGCTTGCTAGAAGATACTGAAACGCGATTTGCCTTTGGTGTTGATGAAGCCACGGCACTAGTTGTTGCTTGGCAGCAGATGGATACAATCACAATGCAGGTTGTTGGTCAAACAGGTGTCTATATTGTTGAACAGGGCACAGGGGAAAATAAAGGAAAAACCTTAACGCACTTTCCAACCCGTGATGATGTTATTAAATTACAGCATGGCCAGTTAAGCTTTACCTTTGCCGACTGGAAAAGCCCTGTGGTAGAAAAGAGCTTAACGCAAAACTTTGCCGATATTTTTGAGGGTGAAAATTACTTAGTGGCTGTAGATGCATTATGTCGAGCAAGCGCTCAAAAACAAAAGCTAGTTAGCCATTATAATGAAAGCGAGATACAGATAAGCTTATTGAAAGGTAAGAATTGGCATAATGGCGTAGGTAAATTCTCTACACCATCAGGTGAAAAATCTTATTGTAGTTATCAGAATGTCAGTTTTTATTATCAAGTCAATTAG
- a CDS encoding TonB-dependent receptor domain-containing protein, translating to MSVFKPNAIALALASLCFTSTTLAQEVNEQAVEKITVTGSQIKGVDLESMQPMVVLSSKDIKNSGASTVSELMSQLTQTRGGTGTFTTSESGATSTSTPAGQAAASLRGLGPSSTLTLINGRRVAASSFASGTQNFVDVNSIPLAAIERIEVLASGASAIYGADAVAGVINYILKKDYDGAELNLSYGNSFASSDEGKYNLNFVFGTEVLAGQLTIFADHFDRNSFSAQDRDYTKAPVLTNNYSYLPKHTPNIYYNSSDVADEDGNYLELANPNCKTDLVTTEYGEEICAYYANEDDQLLSDLESSSAGFIFSKELGELTWNTDFFYSRTKSTALSSPAPINRLDDDEASWAPLSALDVVPSLIDLVYPQYYWTTLSEEREEFGILYDARFGTPRTIDVETNAIRLVSSLSGEFHGWDWESAITLSKSESEQEAVAGIYNRYKYNAAVNGELCSDGSLADLSTLTCNTGSLVGMYNPFLEGDAANDEILAMTQERPTRDGESTVYGWDARISGELFEWRDNVVRAAFGLEFRKEEITDIPSLNSRARAENDYLVDVYGFGSSLSAADRQQFGAFAEFFIPVTEQLEFQVAGRYDDYDDFGDTFNPKIGFSYRPLDSLILRGSWSTSFRAPSLTQAGVKLRTTTATYDCGANQAVADLYCEGFGDERNANVLELGNKDLLAEESESISVGFAFSPTVNTTLTLDYWQFDHQDLVDTDMTAVLDAAITDHTLRHCGIVPQGEMGISYNEATCSEADNSGLFIDEAGANLTEILENAYGSGALRDPALGLYRDHVIQLQNTGEQTVKGIDVAFDHEFELSAGRLSFSLDATHYLEFERNKPGSDEIEELIGTWRYPENIASVRVGWVQDNFYASLTAQYTDSYADDIEGLRGRNIDELEALGELDANGERDVDSWTTVRANIGYDFKNMNINFTVNNLFDEQPPVAYGSSRGFDSINHDALGANYKVSFTYFFK from the coding sequence ATGTCTGTATTCAAACCAAACGCTATTGCGCTTGCACTCGCAAGTTTATGTTTTACCAGCACCACACTAGCTCAAGAAGTTAACGAGCAAGCAGTTGAAAAAATTACCGTTACCGGCAGCCAAATTAAAGGCGTAGACCTTGAAAGTATGCAGCCAATGGTGGTGTTATCCAGTAAAGATATCAAAAACTCTGGCGCGTCAACGGTGTCAGAATTAATGAGCCAACTGACACAAACACGTGGCGGTACAGGTACATTCACCACATCAGAAAGTGGCGCAACTTCCACTTCAACACCAGCAGGTCAAGCAGCGGCATCCCTTAGAGGGTTAGGGCCAAGCTCAACCTTAACTTTGATCAACGGCCGCCGCGTAGCAGCAAGCTCGTTTGCTTCAGGCACGCAAAACTTTGTTGATGTGAACAGTATTCCATTAGCTGCTATCGAACGTATCGAAGTCTTAGCATCAGGGGCATCAGCAATCTATGGTGCTGATGCTGTCGCAGGTGTCATCAATTACATTTTAAAGAAAGACTATGATGGTGCTGAGTTAAATTTATCTTATGGCAACAGCTTTGCTAGTAGTGACGAGGGTAAATACAACCTAAACTTTGTCTTTGGCACAGAAGTACTTGCAGGCCAGTTAACGATTTTCGCCGACCACTTTGATCGTAATAGCTTTAGCGCCCAAGATCGCGACTATACCAAAGCTCCCGTGTTAACGAACAATTATTCATACCTGCCAAAGCACACACCAAACATCTACTATAACTCAAGTGATGTTGCCGATGAAGACGGCAATTATCTTGAGCTTGCTAACCCAAACTGTAAAACAGACCTTGTGACCACTGAATATGGTGAAGAGATTTGTGCCTATTACGCAAATGAAGACGATCAATTATTAAGTGACTTAGAGTCAAGCTCTGCTGGCTTTATCTTCAGTAAAGAGCTTGGTGAGTTAACTTGGAATACCGATTTTTTCTACTCTCGAACCAAGTCTACAGCGTTATCAAGCCCAGCGCCAATAAACCGTTTAGACGATGACGAGGCATCTTGGGCACCACTTTCAGCATTAGACGTAGTACCAAGTCTTATTGACCTAGTTTACCCTCAATATTACTGGACAACACTCTCTGAAGAGCGTGAAGAATTCGGTATTTTATATGATGCGCGTTTTGGCACTCCACGAACCATTGACGTTGAAACAAACGCTATCCGCCTAGTATCTAGCCTAAGCGGAGAATTTCACGGATGGGACTGGGAATCAGCAATCACTTTATCAAAATCAGAGTCTGAACAAGAAGCCGTTGCCGGTATTTACAATCGATATAAATACAATGCTGCTGTAAATGGCGAGTTATGTAGTGATGGCAGCCTAGCTGATTTGAGCACGCTTACCTGTAATACCGGTAGCCTTGTTGGCATGTACAACCCATTTTTAGAGGGTGATGCCGCGAATGATGAAATTCTAGCAATGACCCAAGAAAGACCAACTCGTGATGGTGAAAGTACTGTTTATGGTTGGGATGCACGTATATCAGGCGAACTATTTGAGTGGCGTGATAATGTTGTTAGAGCAGCATTTGGGCTAGAGTTTCGTAAAGAAGAAATCACCGACATACCGTCACTTAATTCGCGAGCTCGTGCTGAAAATGACTACCTAGTTGACGTATATGGATTTGGCTCGAGTTTATCTGCAGCCGATCGCCAACAATTCGGTGCTTTTGCTGAGTTCTTCATTCCAGTTACCGAGCAATTGGAATTTCAAGTAGCCGGTCGCTACGATGACTATGACGATTTTGGCGATACTTTTAATCCCAAAATTGGCTTTAGTTACCGCCCGTTAGACTCGCTTATCTTACGCGGCTCATGGTCAACCTCATTTAGAGCACCATCGCTAACACAAGCAGGTGTTAAGCTTCGTACGACAACTGCTACTTACGACTGTGGCGCAAACCAAGCTGTTGCCGACCTTTACTGTGAAGGTTTTGGTGATGAACGCAACGCTAATGTACTTGAACTGGGTAACAAAGATTTGTTAGCAGAAGAGTCTGAGTCAATCAGTGTCGGTTTTGCTTTCAGCCCAACAGTCAACACCACGCTAACGCTTGATTACTGGCAATTTGATCACCAAGACTTAGTAGATACGGATATGACAGCAGTGTTAGATGCGGCAATAACCGATCATACATTACGTCATTGTGGCATAGTACCTCAGGGAGAAATGGGTATTTCATATAATGAAGCTACCTGTAGTGAAGCCGATAACAGCGGCCTATTTATCGATGAAGCGGGCGCAAACCTTACCGAAATACTTGAGAATGCCTATGGCTCTGGCGCTTTACGAGATCCAGCACTTGGCCTCTACCGCGATCATGTTATTCAACTGCAAAATACAGGTGAGCAAACCGTTAAAGGTATAGATGTCGCCTTTGATCATGAATTTGAACTAAGCGCTGGTCGCTTATCATTCTCACTTGATGCCACCCATTACCTGGAATTTGAACGCAACAAGCCAGGCTCAGATGAAATTGAAGAGCTGATTGGTACATGGCGCTACCCAGAAAACATTGCCAGCGTGCGTGTTGGTTGGGTGCAAGATAACTTCTATGCGAGCTTAACTGCGCAATATACAGATAGCTATGCCGATGATATCGAAGGTTTACGTGGTCGAAACATTGACGAGTTAGAAGCATTAGGTGAGCTTGATGCCAACGGTGAACGCGATGTTGATTCATGGACAACGGTGCGCGCCAATATTGGCTATGACTTTAAAAACATGAATATTAACTTTACCGTTAATAACCTGTTTGATGAACAGCCACCTGTCGCTTACGGCTCAAGCCGCGGTTTTGATTCAATCAATCACGATGCCCTTGGTGCCAATTATAAAGTATCCTTTACTTATTTTTTCAAATAA
- the yfcC gene encoding putative basic amino acid antiporter YfcC has product MTKPVSNGNTKTKVMPDAFIILFFVVLLAALATHFIPAGKFATEINQETGKKVLVSDSYQVVTDYDGVPLFAAGGDIGFFNFAFEGMVSGDKWGSAIGVMMFIILTGGAFGIVMKTGAVDNGVFALISKTQKLEQLFIPILFTLFSIGGAIFGMGEEAIAFCIVLLPLMLAIGYDSITTVMVTYVATQIGFAASWMNPFSVAIAQGIADIPLMSGMEFRLVMWFVLTAIGVVFTMRYAANIKAEPKLSPNYHIDKNFKADEAEQSVRAFDKADSAILLSFFLTIAWVIWGVISQGYYIPEIASQFFTMGVIIGTLAVLFKRLNINQVADAFKQGAKDLLPAAMIVGMAKGIVIILGGDQADEASVLNTILYAAANAIGELPTALSALLMFIFQSIFNFFIASGSGQAALTMPLMAPLSDLVGVSRQTAVLAFQLGDGLTNLIIPTSASLIGCLGVARIDWLVWAKFISKFMLLIMSSAALFIVIAVSINFS; this is encoded by the coding sequence ATGACCAAGCCAGTAAGCAATGGCAACACTAAAACTAAAGTGATGCCAGATGCTTTTATTATCTTATTTTTTGTCGTGCTACTAGCCGCCTTAGCAACCCACTTTATTCCTGCAGGTAAGTTTGCCACCGAAATTAACCAAGAAACAGGTAAAAAGGTTTTAGTTTCTGACAGTTATCAAGTAGTAACAGACTACGATGGCGTGCCCCTTTTTGCCGCGGGTGGCGATATTGGCTTTTTCAATTTTGCCTTTGAAGGTATGGTTTCTGGAGATAAATGGGGCTCAGCCATTGGCGTCATGATGTTTATCATTCTAACGGGGGGCGCTTTTGGTATTGTCATGAAAACAGGCGCGGTTGATAACGGTGTTTTTGCCCTTATCAGTAAAACCCAAAAGCTTGAACAACTCTTCATTCCCATCTTATTTACGTTATTTTCAATTGGTGGCGCAATTTTCGGTATGGGGGAAGAAGCAATCGCCTTTTGTATTGTGCTGCTGCCACTTATGCTAGCCATTGGCTATGACTCTATTACCACCGTTATGGTCACCTATGTAGCAACCCAAATTGGTTTTGCCGCGTCTTGGATGAACCCGTTTAGTGTTGCTATCGCGCAAGGCATTGCTGATATTCCGCTGATGTCAGGTATGGAGTTTCGTCTAGTGATGTGGTTTGTTTTAACCGCTATCGGGGTTGTTTTTACCATGCGTTATGCCGCAAACATTAAAGCAGAACCAAAGCTTTCGCCGAATTATCATATAGATAAAAACTTTAAAGCAGATGAAGCCGAGCAATCAGTAAGAGCCTTTGATAAAGCGGACTCCGCCATTTTACTCAGCTTTTTCTTAACCATTGCTTGGGTGATTTGGGGAGTAATAAGCCAAGGTTATTATATTCCTGAAATTGCCAGCCAGTTCTTCACTATGGGAGTGATAATTGGCACACTCGCGGTGCTATTTAAACGCCTAAACATCAACCAGGTTGCAGATGCCTTTAAGCAAGGTGCAAAAGATTTACTACCTGCTGCCATGATAGTGGGGATGGCAAAAGGTATCGTTATTATACTGGGTGGCGACCAAGCTGATGAAGCGTCAGTACTAAATACCATTTTATATGCCGCAGCCAATGCCATTGGCGAACTGCCAACGGCGCTATCGGCGCTACTAATGTTTATTTTCCAATCAATATTTAACTTTTTTATCGCCTCTGGCTCAGGACAAGCAGCCCTAACCATGCCGCTTATGGCGCCTCTTAGTGATTTAGTTGGCGTTAGCAGACAAACAGCCGTTCTGGCATTTCAATTAGGCGACGGCTTAACTAACCTGATTATTCCCACCTCAGCTTCCTTAATTGGTTGCTTAGGTGTTGCCCGTATTGATTGGCTAGTTTGGGCAAAGTTTATTAGCAAATTTATGCTGTTAATTATGAGCTCAGCTGCGCTATTTATCGTGATTGCGGTGTCTATTAACTTCTCATAG
- the iadA gene encoding beta-aspartyl-peptidase, protein MKLFKQANVYAPEPLGIKDVLIAGGKIIEIADDLSQFAHAGVEIIDASQHILTPGFVDSLVHITGGGGEGGFATRTAEMHVNEAIIGGVTTVIGVLGTDAITRSLENLLAKSYALEAQGISVFSYTGSYHLPAVTVTDSVTKDIMLIDKFIGIGEVAIADHRGSQLSVHELAKVASEARVAGMLADKAGIVSVHVGSGHSGLSLLHQVAEQTDIPLSQFYPTHINRTSELLAQGIDLAKAGGYIDFTTSTNEQILASGEVKAAQALAISLAKGVPISQLTMSSDGNASLPVFDDAGALIDLQVGEVKSLHQAMVEAVHSFNVPLADALASITRSPANILKLNNKGRIAKGADADINLLNPETLAIDAVFAKGKVKRNVA, encoded by the coding sequence ATGAAACTATTTAAACAGGCCAATGTATACGCGCCTGAGCCGCTAGGGATTAAAGATGTATTAATCGCTGGTGGTAAAATTATTGAGATTGCCGATGATTTATCCCAGTTTGCCCATGCGGGGGTAGAAATTATTGATGCCAGTCAGCACATTTTAACGCCAGGCTTTGTTGATTCCCTTGTCCATATTACTGGTGGCGGCGGTGAAGGTGGCTTTGCTACACGCACAGCTGAAATGCACGTTAACGAAGCCATTATCGGTGGTGTAACAACGGTTATTGGCGTACTTGGCACAGATGCCATTACCCGCTCATTAGAAAACTTACTGGCCAAAAGCTACGCGCTTGAAGCACAAGGTATCAGTGTTTTTAGTTACACCGGATCTTATCATTTACCTGCGGTTACAGTGACAGACTCTGTCACCAAAGACATCATGCTTATTGATAAGTTTATCGGTATTGGTGAAGTGGCTATTGCCGATCATCGCGGCTCACAGCTTAGCGTACATGAGCTGGCAAAAGTTGCCTCTGAAGCTAGGGTCGCTGGTATGCTAGCTGACAAAGCTGGCATTGTCAGTGTGCATGTTGGCAGTGGTCATAGCGGTTTATCTTTGCTACATCAGGTAGCTGAGCAAACCGATATTCCATTATCACAGTTTTACCCCACTCATATTAATCGCACTAGCGAGCTATTAGCCCAAGGTATTGATTTAGCAAAAGCTGGCGGCTATATCGACTTTACCACCAGTACTAATGAGCAAATTCTCGCTTCTGGCGAGGTGAAAGCAGCGCAGGCTTTAGCGATTTCATTAGCTAAAGGCGTGCCAATTTCTCAACTGACTATGAGCTCTGACGGTAACGCCAGCCTGCCTGTATTTGATGATGCTGGAGCACTTATCGACCTGCAAGTAGGTGAAGTAAAAAGTCTGCACCAGGCTATGGTAGAAGCTGTTCATAGCTTTAATGTCCCTTTAGCAGATGCGCTGGCAAGTATTACCCGCTCTCCTGCCAATATATTAAAGCTCAATAATAAAGGTAGAATAGCTAAAGGGGCAGATGCTGATATTAACCTGCTTAATCCAGAGACACTAGCCATCGACGCTGTGTTTGCTAAAGGTAAGGTTAAACGTAACGTCGCTTAA